The following proteins are encoded in a genomic region of Prochlorothrix hollandica PCC 9006 = CALU 1027:
- a CDS encoding J domain-containing protein, with the protein MDIQEAYDRLGVDPEATPAALKTAYHKKLREFPPQKYPEEFKVIRQAYDLLKNPVKSLNFPNFWDPDAYKTLPDPALVQRVRLQVEQGQEATLADLIKLSF; encoded by the coding sequence ATGGACATACAGGAAGCTTACGATCGCCTGGGGGTTGACCCGGAAGCCACCCCCGCCGCCCTGAAGACCGCGTACCACAAAAAATTACGGGAATTTCCGCCCCAGAAATATCCTGAAGAGTTTAAGGTCATTCGTCAGGCCTACGATCTCCTCAAAAACCCGGTAAAAAGTCTGAATTTCCCTAACTTTTGGGATCCGGATGCCTATAAGACCTTGCCGGATCCGGCTTTGGTGCAACGGGTGCGACTCCAGGTGGAACAGGGCCAGGAAGCCACTTTAGCGGACTTAATTAAGCTTAGTTTTTAG
- a CDS encoding DUF4335 domain-containing protein, which yields MQLQRRYHLPNCTLVLDGLPDSANTSFEASQRLSILLNAECHLAGHDPFISGGRVFFTDLVTSVSHYAQQCLSGVPGPEPTASSLVRLTRTGDDRHQMQISPEDHDGTPSRYPGLANALRTLDLTTVQLFDLVEAIDQFFADPLALPNFTLALRPVSKRAIAPVEPLAQRVLTPALGVVTLAAAGIMLFNLPIPKVETPRELLPEGQTSSAPDTPGAGVNGDGEGTESPTAEGAETTAPESETPESETPDSETLDPATLDPATLATVAAEALTTALDQSPVIGDRQQLSQITATLFDRLNSTWADMDKPTFSESLLYRLGVSADGNILGYRNENAAARTYVDETPLLDLLYLPAPGAPVPTEPLAEFRVVFTPSGKLEVSPWHGYPPEGEVLASPTPQAQPTPQGQPRVTPSPSATPQPSPRPQAQTPRGTSGTLITSGDTLGDMTQSLYQSLDKAWDQSPTFSDRLTYQVTVNAKGEILDYKAVTVGADRFGSELPLTDLEQADADNSSFGIFRVVFTPSGVLEVSPWDGTE from the coding sequence ATGCAGTTGCAACGCCGTTATCACTTACCCAACTGCACCTTAGTGTTGGATGGCCTGCCGGACTCTGCCAACACCAGTTTTGAAGCCTCTCAACGCTTAAGTATTTTACTCAATGCCGAGTGTCACTTGGCCGGTCATGATCCCTTTATTAGCGGCGGTCGAGTCTTCTTCACCGATCTGGTGACCAGCGTTAGCCACTATGCCCAGCAGTGTCTCAGCGGGGTTCCCGGCCCAGAACCCACCGCCTCTAGCTTGGTGCGCCTGACCCGCACGGGGGACGATCGCCACCAAATGCAAATTTCCCCCGAAGACCACGATGGGACACCCTCCCGCTACCCCGGCCTTGCCAATGCCCTGCGCACCCTGGATCTGACCACGGTGCAACTGTTTGATTTGGTGGAAGCCATCGACCAGTTCTTTGCGGACCCCCTGGCTTTGCCGAACTTTACCCTGGCCCTGCGGCCCGTCTCCAAACGAGCCATCGCCCCCGTGGAACCCTTAGCCCAGCGGGTTTTGACCCCAGCCCTAGGGGTGGTGACCTTAGCCGCTGCCGGGATTATGCTCTTCAATCTGCCTATCCCCAAGGTGGAAACCCCTCGGGAACTGTTGCCCGAAGGTCAAACCAGCAGCGCCCCCGATACCCCTGGGGCTGGGGTCAATGGTGACGGTGAGGGCACTGAGTCCCCGACTGCTGAAGGGGCAGAGACGACAGCCCCAGAGTCCGAAACCCCAGAGTCCGAAACCCCAGATTCCGAAACCCTGGATCCGGCGACCCTCGATCCGGCAACCCTGGCAACCGTAGCAGCAGAAGCCCTCACCACCGCTCTGGATCAGTCCCCCGTCATTGGCGATCGCCAGCAATTATCCCAAATCACCGCCACCCTCTTCGATCGCCTCAATAGCACCTGGGCCGATATGGACAAGCCCACCTTCAGCGAGTCCCTCCTCTATCGCCTGGGGGTCAGTGCCGATGGCAATATTCTGGGCTATCGCAACGAAAATGCGGCGGCTCGCACCTATGTGGATGAGACTCCCCTCTTGGATCTGCTCTATTTGCCTGCCCCTGGGGCACCGGTTCCGACGGAGCCGTTGGCGGAATTCCGGGTGGTGTTCACCCCCTCCGGCAAGCTGGAAGTCAGTCCCTGGCATGGCTATCCCCCCGAAGGGGAAGTGCTGGCCTCGCCCACACCCCAGGCGCAACCCACCCCCCAAGGGCAACCCAGGGTCACCCCATCTCCCTCGGCCACGCCCCAACCCTCTCCCCGTCCCCAGGCCCAGACCCCCAGGGGCACCTCCGGCACTCTCATTACCAGTGGGGATACTCTGGGTGATATGACTCAATCCCTGTATCAAAGCCTAGATAAAGCCTGGGATCAGTCCCCCACCTTTAGCGATCGCCTCACCTATCAGGTGACGGTCAATGCTAAGGGTGAAATCTTGGACTATAAAGCGGTGACGGTGGGGGCCGATCGCTTCGGCTCCGAATTACCCTTGACTGACTTGGAACAGGCGGATGCTGACAATAGCTCTTTTGGCATTTTCCGGGTGGTGTTCACCCCCTCCGGGGTGCTGGAGGTCAGTCCCTGGGACGGGACGGAGTAA
- a CDS encoding tetratricopeptide repeat protein, which produces MAKGRGSKKSSQSLSQQQSLKSLCAALGRLVERQAYSQALKKLEQIQKAYPGAELPATVPSLGELWYRLGQDYWSKHQIKLAERAWVEAIAHRYFAAYYDLAKFYLNQDRLSEAQTLLQGAFADGTLPQELGGCYGKILFLAGDLDSLKTLVQESPERLEVHQRHWIQGILALHAGEHGEAAACFAQVTQPVSPSDDPDLWLAYVADKQNNHDEVRSRLGLSSKSDRSGAASPNSALDQFTIDYVRRNSLDLPPHLASHRGSLKTDPGKFKLRLALDHAESQDYLAAARNLYALSRKSLPVSEDFAALEASLLQLGAEAAWQEDDCEEAELLWERYLQVYGFDPQVAVKLAETQKFLDHWGHFRQTLATIRQWLSLEAKTNPQHWIPQRYQEVLGETWYREFDSYLKSGTIEQRAAIRALETLEELLPGHPLALAARGFYHLTHGLEAEGLALVEQSLEQIQGHDRYYWIYYTLRSYFTTKKQQDKLLDLQQRFGKTYDDVPPVETSLTLPPWQQAFLHPTLLGFCETVREAIADLKPQQAQLNASADTVALYGCQCFGDALGDDLENEIKPKDAKATFELPVLAKTCDAFLKKTAPEFRGVALQVICLGLYRFVKRKKGLADLTKVYWQQLEQLAQTQPPLQVPYWVVRVMRTSKLSQLQKDLLAYLSRQPDPSLALAQLQLEVRLFGVTDLLRPLLEIAFKRDSHTPQLPLALATTFDSSSDDYVAYQTESFELARRIQDQAALAACRQEDAIADRVAHHHRMLRWNSSRRGRYGPLFLRGLLENDLDLDRLNDLMPRLLNLFESDFPDDF; this is translated from the coding sequence ATGGCGAAAGGTCGAGGGTCAAAAAAATCCAGTCAGTCCTTGTCCCAGCAGCAGTCTCTAAAGAGTCTCTGTGCTGCCTTGGGTCGCCTAGTGGAACGCCAAGCGTACTCCCAAGCTCTGAAGAAGTTGGAACAAATCCAAAAAGCTTATCCTGGGGCTGAATTACCGGCAACGGTGCCCAGTTTGGGGGAATTATGGTACCGATTAGGGCAAGACTACTGGAGCAAACATCAGATTAAGCTGGCTGAACGGGCCTGGGTGGAGGCGATCGCCCACCGCTATTTTGCCGCCTATTACGACCTGGCCAAGTTCTACTTAAACCAAGATCGCCTGTCCGAGGCCCAGACCCTGCTTCAGGGCGCGTTTGCTGACGGCACCTTACCCCAGGAGTTGGGGGGTTGCTATGGCAAGATCCTGTTCTTGGCTGGAGACCTGGACAGCCTGAAAACCCTGGTGCAAGAGTCACCGGAGCGGTTGGAAGTCCACCAGCGCCATTGGATCCAGGGCATCTTGGCCCTCCATGCCGGAGAGCATGGAGAAGCTGCGGCCTGTTTTGCCCAGGTGACCCAACCCGTCAGTCCGAGTGATGATCCGGATCTGTGGCTCGCCTATGTGGCCGATAAACAGAACAACCATGACGAGGTGCGATCGCGGTTGGGTCTCTCCTCTAAAAGCGATCGTTCCGGGGCAGCGTCCCCCAACTCCGCCCTCGATCAATTCACCATCGATTACGTCCGGCGGAACTCCCTGGATCTGCCCCCCCATCTGGCTTCCCACCGGGGATCCCTGAAGACCGATCCGGGTAAGTTTAAGTTGCGTCTGGCCCTGGATCATGCCGAGTCGCAAGACTATCTGGCGGCGGCCCGTAACCTCTATGCCTTGAGTCGGAAAAGCTTACCCGTCTCAGAGGACTTTGCGGCCTTAGAAGCCAGCCTGCTGCAACTGGGGGCGGAGGCTGCGTGGCAGGAGGACGATTGCGAGGAGGCAGAGCTGCTCTGGGAGCGCTATCTGCAAGTCTATGGGTTTGATCCCCAGGTGGCGGTGAAACTGGCTGAGACTCAGAAATTTTTAGACCATTGGGGGCACTTCCGGCAGACCCTTGCAACCATTCGCCAGTGGTTATCCCTGGAGGCCAAAACAAACCCCCAGCATTGGATCCCGCAACGGTATCAGGAGGTATTGGGGGAAACCTGGTACCGAGAATTTGATTCTTACCTGAAGTCGGGAACCATCGAACAACGGGCTGCGATCCGGGCCTTGGAAACCCTAGAGGAGCTGCTACCGGGCCATCCTCTGGCCTTGGCAGCGCGGGGATTTTATCACCTGACCCATGGCTTAGAAGCGGAGGGGTTGGCCCTGGTGGAACAGTCCCTGGAGCAGATCCAAGGCCACGATCGCTATTACTGGATTTACTACACCTTGCGGAGCTATTTCACCACCAAGAAGCAACAGGACAAGCTGCTGGATTTGCAGCAGCGATTCGGGAAAACCTATGATGATGTGCCCCCGGTTGAAACGTCGCTGACCTTACCCCCCTGGCAGCAGGCATTCCTCCATCCCACGCTTCTGGGGTTCTGTGAGACGGTGCGGGAGGCGATCGCGGACTTAAAGCCCCAGCAGGCTCAGCTTAACGCCAGTGCCGACACCGTGGCCCTCTATGGCTGTCAGTGCTTTGGGGATGCCCTGGGGGATGATCTGGAGAATGAGATTAAACCCAAGGATGCCAAGGCCACCTTTGAGTTGCCCGTCCTGGCCAAAACCTGTGATGCCTTTCTGAAAAAGACTGCCCCAGAATTCCGGGGGGTGGCCCTCCAGGTTATCTGTCTCGGTCTCTACCGTTTTGTCAAACGGAAAAAAGGCTTGGCGGATCTGACCAAGGTTTATTGGCAGCAGTTGGAACAGTTGGCCCAGACTCAGCCCCCTCTCCAGGTGCCCTATTGGGTGGTGCGGGTGATGCGAACCTCAAAACTATCCCAACTCCAGAAGGATCTCCTGGCCTATCTGAGCCGCCAGCCCGATCCCAGCTTAGCCTTAGCCCAGTTGCAACTGGAGGTGCGCCTCTTTGGGGTAACGGATCTGTTGCGTCCTCTCTTGGAGATAGCCTTTAAGCGGGATTCCCACACGCCCCAACTGCCGCTGGCCTTGGCCACCACCTTTGACAGCAGCAGTGACGATTATGTGGCCTACCAGACAGAAAGCTTTGAGTTGGCCCGACGCATTCAGGATCAAGCAGCTTTAGCGGCCTGTCGCCAGGAAGATGCCATTGCCGATCGCGTCGCTCATCATCACCGGATGTTGCGCTGGAATTCCAGCCGCCGAGGCCGCTATGGACCTTTGTTCCTGCGGGGTCTTTTGGAGAATGATCTGGATCTGGACCGGCTCAATGACCTGATGCCCCGGTTGCTGAACTTATTCGAGTCCGATTTTCCAGATGATTTTTGA
- a CDS encoding NAD(+) kinase: protein MELKQVIIAHKARDQDSQRQAEKCARELEKLGCKVLMGPSGPKDNPYPVFLASAGEPIDLAIILGGDGTALGAARQLSPEGIPILAINVGGHLGFLTESYEVLEDTQTIWQRLQGDRYAVQRRMMLQATLYEGNRTNREPMSDVFFALNEMCVKPAAIDRTPVSVLEMEVDGEIVDQYHGDGLIVATPTGSTGYTVSANGPLLHPGMDAIVVTPICPMSLSSRSIVLPPGSTVSIWPLADHDLSTKLWLDGVHGTAIWPGQRVDVSMANCVAEFIILRENYSYFRTLRDKLQWAGARIHYTNNHRNGYSSP, encoded by the coding sequence GTGGAACTGAAACAGGTCATTATTGCCCATAAAGCCAGGGATCAAGACAGTCAGCGTCAAGCCGAGAAATGTGCGCGGGAACTGGAAAAGCTGGGTTGCAAGGTGCTGATGGGTCCCAGTGGTCCCAAGGATAATCCCTATCCCGTGTTTTTGGCTTCAGCGGGTGAACCCATTGACTTGGCCATTATTTTGGGGGGGGATGGCACGGCCCTGGGGGCGGCGCGGCAATTGTCCCCGGAAGGCATCCCCATTTTGGCCATTAATGTGGGGGGACACCTGGGGTTTTTGACGGAATCCTATGAAGTCCTGGAGGATACCCAGACCATTTGGCAACGGTTGCAGGGCGATCGCTATGCGGTGCAACGGCGGATGATGCTCCAAGCCACCCTCTATGAAGGCAACCGCACCAACCGGGAACCCATGAGCGATGTGTTTTTTGCCCTCAATGAAATGTGTGTGAAACCGGCGGCGATCGATCGAACCCCCGTTTCTGTGCTGGAAATGGAAGTGGATGGAGAAATCGTCGATCAATACCATGGGGATGGCTTGATTGTGGCGACCCCCACGGGTTCCACGGGCTACACGGTGTCCGCCAATGGTCCGCTGCTGCATCCGGGGATGGATGCGATCGTGGTGACCCCCATTTGCCCCATGAGTTTATCCAGTCGTTCCATTGTCTTACCCCCCGGTTCCACCGTCAGCATTTGGCCCTTAGCAGACCATGATCTCAGTACCAAGCTGTGGCTCGATGGAGTCCATGGGACGGCCATTTGGCCCGGTCAACGGGTGGATGTGTCCATGGCCAATTGTGTGGCGGAATTTATTATTTTGCGGGAAAACTATTCCTATTTCCGCACCCTTCGGGACAAGTTGCAGTGGGCTGGGGCTAGGATTCATTACACCAATAACCATCGCAATGGCTACTCATCCCCCTGA
- a CDS encoding DUF58 domain-containing protein, whose protein sequence is MVFTLRFYLIFLLGTTIALALAVVIELNLALGLAVLFDGALVLVAAADSWRVRGQRISLSRSLDPRLSIGRDNPISLTLTTTQAATVQIQDQHPTGLSSTGLPCLAHLPPQSQHYLTYTVQPTQRGVLQWGDVQIRQRSPGGLVWHSWTLPQAATTQVYPDLVGLRDLSIRLTLQSSGSIRQAQRRGIGTEFAELRDYGAGDDLRFVDWKATARRGRPLVRVLEPEQEQTLIILLDRGRLMTAQVQGMRRFDWAMNTALSLAVAGLNRGDRVGLGVFDREVHTWIPPQRSNTHLSHLIEALTPLEPVLLEPDYLGAVTTVLNHQSRRALVVVLTDLVDAIASADLLAALTRLSPRYLPFCVALRDPLMDSMATTPTSDIDSAYGRAVALDLLAQRRLAFAQLKQRGVMVLDAPAPQVSTDLVDAYLRLKTRNRL, encoded by the coding sequence ATGGTTTTCACCCTTCGGTTTTATCTGATTTTTCTGCTGGGGACCACGATCGCCCTGGCCCTGGCGGTGGTCATTGAACTCAACCTAGCCCTAGGCTTAGCGGTCCTATTTGATGGGGCGCTGGTGTTGGTGGCAGCGGCGGATAGCTGGCGAGTGCGGGGGCAACGCATTAGCCTCAGCCGCTCCCTGGATCCCCGCCTCTCCATCGGTCGGGACAACCCCATCAGCCTGACCCTCACCACCACCCAAGCCGCCACGGTGCAGATCCAAGATCAGCACCCCACGGGACTCAGCAGCACCGGCTTGCCCTGCCTCGCCCACCTGCCCCCCCAGAGCCAACACTACCTCACCTATACGGTTCAGCCCACCCAGCGGGGGGTTTTGCAGTGGGGAGATGTGCAGATCCGGCAACGGAGTCCAGGGGGATTAGTGTGGCACAGTTGGACCCTGCCCCAAGCCGCCACCACCCAGGTCTACCCCGATTTGGTGGGGTTGCGGGACCTGTCCATTCGCCTCACCTTGCAATCCTCCGGCAGCATTCGCCAAGCCCAACGGCGGGGCATCGGCACCGAATTTGCGGAATTGCGGGACTATGGGGCTGGGGATGATTTGCGCTTTGTGGATTGGAAAGCGACGGCGCGGCGGGGGCGACCCCTGGTGCGGGTGTTGGAGCCAGAGCAGGAACAGACCCTGATTATTTTATTGGATCGGGGGCGGCTGATGACGGCCCAGGTGCAGGGGATGCGGCGCTTTGACTGGGCCATGAATACGGCTCTTTCCCTGGCGGTGGCCGGTTTGAACCGGGGCGATCGCGTGGGGCTGGGGGTATTCGATCGCGAGGTCCACACCTGGATCCCCCCCCAACGCAGCAATACCCACCTCTCCCACCTGATCGAAGCCCTCACCCCCCTGGAGCCGGTGCTATTGGAGCCGGATTACCTGGGGGCTGTGACGACTGTGTTGAACCACCAAAGCCGCCGCGCCTTGGTGGTGGTGCTGACGGATCTGGTGGATGCCATCGCCTCCGCCGACCTGCTGGCGGCTCTGACCCGCCTCAGTCCCCGCTATCTGCCCTTCTGTGTGGCTCTGCGGGATCCCCTCATGGATTCCATGGCTACCACTCCCACCTCGGATATTGATAGCGCCTATGGCCGTGCGGTGGCCTTGGATCTGTTGGCCCAGCGCCGCCTTGCCTTTGCCCAACTGAAACAGCGGGGCGTGATGGTGCTGGATGCTCCTGCCCCCCAAGTCAGCACCGATCTGGTGGATGCCTATCTGCGCCTCAAAACCCGCAACCGGTTGTAG
- the purB gene encoding adenylosuccinate lyase: protein MIERYTLPAMGNLWTEDYKLQTWLQVEIAVCEAQADLGYIPAEAVAEIKAKAQFDVARVREIEAETRHDVIAFLTNVNEYVGDAGRYIHLGLTSSDMLDTALALQLVASVSELLEQLEDLIHATRSQAQAHRYTIMAGRSHGIHAEPITFGFKVAGWLAELLRHRDRLIRLRETVAVGKISGAVGTYANVDPQVEALTCQKLGLTPDMASTQVISRDIHAEYMQVLALLTASIERVAVEIRNLQRTDVLEVEEYFAKGQKGSSAMPHKRNPIRSERLTGLARVVRGYAMAALENVALWHERDISHSSVERMMLPDASTVTHFMVAELTDLIKNLLVYPENMERNLYCYGGVVFSQRVLLALVDKGLSREDAYRWVQGAAHGAWNQEGGNFRALVEQSPDITAHLSAPEIAECFDAKHHLKHLDTIFQRLGI, encoded by the coding sequence ATGATTGAACGCTACACCCTCCCGGCCATGGGCAACCTCTGGACCGAGGATTATAAATTGCAAACCTGGCTCCAGGTGGAAATCGCTGTTTGCGAAGCTCAGGCAGACCTGGGGTACATTCCAGCGGAGGCCGTCGCGGAGATTAAAGCCAAGGCTCAGTTTGATGTGGCGAGGGTGCGGGAGATTGAAGCCGAAACCCGCCATGATGTCATCGCATTTCTCACCAACGTCAATGAATATGTGGGAGATGCGGGCCGCTATATTCACCTGGGTCTCACCAGTTCCGATATGTTGGATACGGCCCTGGCGCTGCAATTGGTGGCTAGTGTCAGTGAGCTGCTGGAGCAGTTGGAAGACCTGATCCATGCCACCCGTAGCCAAGCCCAGGCCCACCGCTACACCATTATGGCTGGGCGTTCCCACGGCATTCATGCCGAACCCATTACCTTTGGCTTTAAGGTGGCTGGGTGGCTGGCGGAATTGTTGCGGCACCGCGATCGCCTGATTCGCCTGCGGGAAACCGTGGCCGTGGGCAAAATTTCCGGGGCCGTGGGCACCTATGCCAATGTGGATCCCCAGGTGGAAGCCCTCACCTGCCAGAAGCTGGGACTGACTCCCGATATGGCCTCAACCCAGGTGATTTCTAGGGATATCCACGCCGAGTATATGCAGGTGTTGGCCCTGCTGACGGCCTCCATTGAGCGGGTGGCGGTGGAAATTCGCAACCTACAACGCACCGATGTCTTGGAAGTGGAAGAGTATTTCGCCAAGGGCCAAAAGGGATCCTCCGCCATGCCCCATAAACGGAACCCGATTCGATCGGAGCGCCTCACCGGCTTAGCGCGGGTGGTGCGGGGCTATGCCATGGCGGCCTTGGAAAATGTGGCCCTGTGGCATGAGCGGGATATTTCCCACAGTTCCGTGGAGCGGATGATGTTGCCCGATGCCTCCACGGTGACCCATTTCATGGTGGCGGAACTGACGGATCTCATCAAAAATCTGCTGGTCTACCCCGAAAATATGGAGCGCAATCTTTATTGCTATGGGGGGGTGGTCTTTAGTCAGCGGGTGTTGCTGGCTTTGGTGGATAAGGGTTTGAGTCGAGAGGATGCCTATCGCTGGGTGCAGGGGGCGGCCCATGGAGCTTGGAATCAGGAGGGGGGTAATTTCCGGGCCTTGGTGGAACAAAGTCCAGACATTACGGCCCATCTGTCAGCCCCAGAGATTGCCGAGTGCTTTGATGCCAAGCATCACCTCAAGCATCTGGATACCATTTTCCAGCGGCTAGGCATTTAG
- a CDS encoding ABC transporter substrate-binding protein, which translates to MPLPLSLRHRCLVLSLAVLLSACGGNPTGSNADRPTITVLGSLTGNGADQLEEVFRDFETSSGIDVIYEGTEAFATILPLRVEAGDVPQIAIFPQPGLMKNLVRSGHMVSLDQVLQAGTLEDAFGEQWLELGSVDDRPYGLWLRANVKSLVWYSPRQFAAQGYTVPTTWAEMTALGETMVAAGQVPWCVGIEGGDASGWPATDWIEDIMLRTAGPAVYDQWVNHDIPFTDPTVQRALDYFGAIVRNPQWVLGGSVGVISTSFQDAINPLFTDPPGCYLHRQASFVQSFFPEDLDLTTDVAFFPLPPIDPAQGTPLLVGGIALGMLQDTPEARSLMAYFATVKPHEAWVNFGGYLSPHRQVSLDLYPDDLSRQQAALLQEATVIRFDGSDLMPSEVGTGTFWSGMVDYVSGSDRDRVLADIEASWPQN; encoded by the coding sequence ATGCCCCTACCCTTGTCCTTACGCCACAGATGCCTGGTGCTGAGCCTTGCTGTTTTGCTATCAGCCTGTGGGGGGAATCCCACGGGTTCTAACGCCGATCGCCCCACCATAACCGTGCTGGGATCCTTAACGGGCAACGGTGCAGACCAACTGGAGGAGGTCTTTAGGGACTTTGAAACCAGCAGTGGCATTGACGTGATCTATGAGGGAACCGAGGCGTTTGCCACCATCTTGCCCCTGCGGGTGGAAGCGGGAGATGTGCCCCAGATCGCCATTTTCCCCCAACCGGGACTGATGAAAAATTTGGTGCGATCGGGCCACATGGTGAGCCTAGATCAGGTGCTGCAGGCGGGGACCCTGGAGGATGCTTTTGGGGAACAGTGGCTAGAGTTGGGCAGCGTGGACGATCGCCCCTATGGGCTGTGGTTACGGGCCAATGTCAAGAGTCTGGTGTGGTATAGTCCCCGCCAATTTGCCGCCCAGGGCTACACCGTTCCCACCACCTGGGCCGAGATGACAGCCCTGGGGGAAACCATGGTGGCGGCGGGTCAAGTGCCCTGGTGTGTGGGCATTGAGGGGGGGGATGCGTCCGGCTGGCCAGCCACGGATTGGATCGAAGATATTATGTTGCGCACGGCAGGTCCAGCGGTCTATGACCAGTGGGTTAACCATGACATTCCCTTCACGGATCCAACGGTGCAACGGGCCTTGGATTATTTTGGGGCGATCGTCCGCAATCCCCAGTGGGTGCTGGGGGGCAGTGTGGGGGTCATTAGTACCTCGTTCCAAGATGCCATTAACCCCCTGTTTACGGATCCCCCCGGTTGCTACCTCCATCGGCAGGCGAGTTTCGTCCAGTCCTTTTTCCCAGAAGATCTGGATCTGACCACGGATGTGGCCTTCTTCCCCCTGCCCCCCATTGACCCGGCCCAGGGCACTCCCCTATTGGTGGGGGGCATTGCCTTGGGAATGCTCCAGGATACGCCGGAGGCCCGATCGCTGATGGCCTATTTCGCCACGGTCAAACCCCATGAAGCCTGGGTTAATTTTGGCGGCTATCTCTCCCCCCATCGCCAGGTGTCTCTGGATCTCTACCCGGATGACTTGTCCCGTCAGCAGGCGGCGTTGTTGCAAGAGGCGACGGTGATTCGCTTTGATGGGTCCGATCTGATGCCCAGCGAGGTGGGGACGGGTACCTTTTGGTCCGGGATGGTGGATTATGTCAGCGGCAGCGATCGCGATCGGGTCCTCGCAGACATCGAAGCCAGTTGGCCCCAAAACTAA
- a CDS encoding DUF3038 domain-containing protein, with protein sequence MSTSVSVTSPPPPAGAIPTVLENLPDIPLRGGECPRRARQQLDLMLLAIESLQLGGSEVMLAVARDLSLLDVLKNRVYLWQIRSSNPMRRWTQRRSLSPLEAKALVAIICYMSRRLTVVVRELLLAAQQLSGKGQPLANHFRLADYLERFRAHFRSRMNPKRSAVLVYGDDDRLNALALELLRQLLFCTGTSGTQRFWISLFDGEV encoded by the coding sequence ATGAGTACCTCTGTGAGCGTTACGTCTCCACCTCCACCGGCTGGGGCAATCCCCACTGTGTTGGAGAATTTGCCGGATATTCCCCTGCGGGGCGGAGAGTGTCCCCGTCGTGCCCGTCAGCAATTGGATTTAATGTTGCTGGCGATCGAATCCCTACAACTGGGGGGATCCGAGGTCATGTTAGCGGTGGCGAGGGATTTAAGCTTGCTGGATGTGCTCAAAAACCGGGTTTATCTCTGGCAAATACGCAGCAGTAACCCCATGCGACGTTGGACCCAGCGTCGTTCCCTCAGTCCCCTGGAAGCCAAAGCCCTGGTGGCCATTATTTGCTATATGTCCCGCCGCTTAACGGTGGTGGTGCGGGAGTTGCTCCTAGCGGCTCAGCAACTGTCGGGTAAAGGTCAACCCTTGGCCAACCACTTTCGCTTGGCGGACTATTTGGAGCGGTTCCGTGCCCATTTCCGATCGCGGATGAACCCCAAGCGATCGGCGGTGCTGGTGTATGGGGACGACGATCGCCTCAATGCCCTAGCCTTAGAATTGCTGCGGCAGTTGTTATTTTGCACCGGCACCTCCGGAACCCAGCGGTTCTGGATCAGTTTATTTGATGGAGAGGTTTAG
- a CDS encoding pseudouridine synthase, which produces MARYRYLLFHKPHNVLCQFSDGTADDRGPSPSPDSDQQNPRPTLQDYIPVKSVYPVGRLDRDSEGLLLLTNHGQVQHRIIHPRFGHSRTYWVQVEGIPDAAALAQLQRGVTIKDYRTKPAQVHRLDREPDLPPRTPPIRFRKAIPTCWLALTLQEGRNRQVRRMTAAVGFPTLRLVRVALELHSLRPPLRLTLEGLQPGQWRDLTVSEQQRLVSQVFGSHRP; this is translated from the coding sequence ATGGCTCGCTACCGTTATTTACTGTTCCATAAGCCCCATAACGTCCTCTGTCAATTTAGTGACGGGACGGCGGACGATCGCGGACCCAGCCCTAGCCCCGACAGCGACCAGCAGAACCCCCGCCCCACCCTTCAGGACTATATCCCGGTCAAGTCGGTTTATCCAGTGGGCCGCCTCGATCGGGACAGCGAAGGCTTGCTGCTGCTGACCAACCATGGCCAAGTGCAGCACCGCATCATTCATCCCCGCTTTGGCCACAGCCGCACCTACTGGGTTCAGGTGGAGGGTATCCCCGATGCAGCCGCCCTAGCCCAGCTCCAACGGGGGGTCACCATCAAAGACTACCGCACCAAACCGGCCCAAGTGCATCGCCTAGACCGAGAACCCGATCTCCCCCCCCGCACGCCCCCGATCCGCTTCCGTAAAGCCATTCCCACCTGCTGGCTGGCCCTGACCCTCCAGGAAGGCCGCAATCGCCAAGTGCGGCGCATGACCGCCGCTGTCGGCTTTCCCACCCTGCGCCTGGTGCGGGTGGCCCTAGAATTACACAGCCTACGGCCCCCCCTACGGCTGACCCTAGAGGGGTTGCAGCCCGGTCAGTGGCGGGATTTAACGGTGTCAGAGCAACAGCGCCTTGTCAGCCAAGTCTTCGGGAGCCATCGGCCTTAA